Proteins encoded within one genomic window of Humulus lupulus chromosome 1, drHumLupu1.1, whole genome shotgun sequence:
- the LOC133804186 gene encoding uncharacterized protein LOC133804186, with product MSTIIAKFATFDLLERAKQSPFKQFFLAPPLQYSGVIIHQLLLRRVVGRGKNEYCLNFNICGQNTRFGISEFGLITGLNCGISPDQAKYKEMTKSKRLLQTYLNNKECLSSEELEDGFKRCDVKEDVWKLGLCFLVDSLLLPSEPKMKCFIDVLSMVENEDDFFNYPWGRLSYEKTLFGLAKDMERLRNKYLKNVEQKRKRPAPQYTIYGYAIALQYWAYEIFTKFSAFADQQPLAFPRMLSWSAHKMLKEKDIEGVFKKKSNLVKATLNPRPEEKEFHDSIIQGPDELLMGRVISFVDDDVELEFEREEREESPTKPDVADGHRHEQDKKEIPTPINTHHEKLLADIDTLKSNQQRMEEKLDYLIELVLSQRKGSDSEDSLSDEHLASPHRTFIMEHVVGEDSPSCKVVSPGDMAGVEFKRRRVPTKRIFGSEFTDPTKKKKKAKTIVTDPCEINPLQPYDEKQMRRFKKWVIGLKKNDKPISLLAGSCTAKWFIQLLTPRTWLDGLHIDAALGLMKERVYTYKKTYSERFTIVDSMFQQFF from the exons ATGAGTACAATAATAGCAAAGTTCGCGACATTTGACTTGTTGGAACGAGCGAAACAGTCACCATTCAAGCAATTCTTCTTAGCTCCGCCTCTACAATATTCTGGAGTTATTATTCACCAGTTACTGCTTAGGAGAGTTGTTGGTAGAGGAAAGAACGAATACTGCTTGAATTTTAATATTTGTGGTCAGAATACAAGGTTTGGAATTAGTGAATTTGGTTTGATCACTGGATTGAATTGTGGAATTTCTCCGGATCAGGCAAAGTATAAAGAAATGACCAAGAGTAAAAGACTTCTCCAGACATACTTGAACAATAAAGAATGTTTGTCTTCTGAAGAGTTGGAAGATGGATTCAAAAGGTGCGATGTGAAAGAAGACGTATGGAAATTAGGTCTATGTTTTTTGGTAGACTCTCTTTTATTACCTAGTGAACCAAAGATGAAATGCTTTATTGATGTCCTTTCCATGGTGGAAAATGAAGATGACTTCTTCAACTATCCTTGGGGGAGATTATCGTACGAGAAGACATTATTCGGCTTGGCAAAAGATATGGAAAGGCTAAGGAATAAATACTTGAAGAATGTTGAGCAAAAGAGAAAAAGACCAGCACCTCAGTACACAATTTATGGTTATGCCATTGCTCTGCAATATTGGGCCTATGAAATTTTCACAAAGTTCTCTGCATTTGCTGATCAACAACCCCtggcctttccaagaatgctTAGCTGGTCAGCGCATAAAATGCTAAAAGAGAAAGATATTGAaggtgtatttaagaaaaaaagt AATCTTGTGAAGGCCACGCTCAATCCAAGACCCGAAGAGAAAGAATTTCATGACTctattattcaaggaccagatgaACTACTCATGGGACGTGTTATTAGCTTTGTAGACGATGATGTGGAATTGGAGTTTGAAAGGGAAGAACGTGAGGAATCTCCCACAAAGCCCGATGTAGCAGATGGGCATCGTCACGAGCAAGACAAGAAAGAGATACCAACTCCAATTAACACCCACCATGAAAAGTTGTTAGCTGATATTGACACTTTGAAAAGTAACCAACAAAGAATGGAGGAGAAGTTGGATTATCTAATTGAATTAGTGCTCTCGCAACGTAAAGGTAGTGATTCTGAGGATTCATTATCAGATGAGCATCTTGCTTCACCACACCGTACATTTATTATGGAGCACGTTGTTGGAGAAGATAGCCCTAGCTGTAAGGTGGTATCTCCTGGAGATATGGCTGGGGTGGAATTCAAGAGAAGGAGGGTTCCAACGAAAAGAATTTTTGGTTCCGAGTTTACTGATCCAactaagaagaaaaagaaagcaaaGACAATTGTAACTGATCCTTGTGAAATTAATCCCCTACAGCCATATGACGAAAAGCAAATGAGACGTTTTAAGAAATGGGTAATTGGTTTAAAAAAGAATGATAAGCCTATTTCTCTCTTGGCTGGTTCGTGCACTGCGAAATGGTTTATTCAGCTACTTACACCACGTACATGGCTGGACGGACTG CACATTGATGCAGCTTTAGGGTTGATGAAAGAACGAGTGTACACTTACAAGAAGACTTACTCCGAAAGATTCACCATCGTGGATTCTATGTTCCAACAGTTCTTCTAA